One Thermodesulfobacteriota bacterium genomic region harbors:
- a CDS encoding ethylbenzene dehydrogenase-related protein, with amino-acid sequence MDGRVSVKRSGIIRSLLFRFFVLSFLLISVYGGCNGGGGITPQPTPPAPPTSTVLSAVLIDPGDEPVSCDDPIWNEAEEISVATSTVVFGNLYGDGQLNMTGTLDATIYFNRGNPAELKLTGLYTSGSGQIFIRARWNDVIFNLDRRRALYNGPADPDKTDDPAGWTSQLNDDKIGFAFEIEPGTSSLFGTFQEVGCAASCHNVAGEGMDMRPETGKADIWHWKTSRSEPVGHAADQFAEPVDGRRDDAGTGIEVRNRAGGSDRGGPQYIWDGTDEAITFGPRTGQVLDPAFTLLDGHLFDVGAEGRDADNGNTLYQTNCAGCHGANGEGGAGPILDSIKFGRLSDSELDAIIAVGAHPGAGAYNALGDTDKADLRLRVFGFWGVPGYYLRMPDGSVADVTTATDLDYSEAGIDSLTNITDPQGPDFNEILNKHKFQQDGYCVVLIRDLVTGHDDDTQFDTSQSYIFGVALMDNDGINHIGNTRLTLEFLVP; translated from the coding sequence ATGGACGGCAGGGTGAGTGTCAAACGTAGTGGCATTATCCGTTCTTTACTTTTCCGGTTTTTCGTTCTTTCCTTCCTGCTAATATCAGTCTATGGCGGTTGTAACGGAGGGGGAGGGATAACTCCTCAGCCGACGCCCCCAGCTCCACCCACATCTACAGTATTGAGTGCAGTTTTAATAGATCCGGGGGATGAACCTGTAAGTTGTGACGACCCCATTTGGAATGAAGCCGAAGAAATTTCTGTCGCAACATCTACAGTCGTTTTCGGTAATCTCTATGGAGACGGTCAATTAAATATGACAGGCACCCTCGACGCCACGATATATTTCAACAGAGGGAACCCGGCTGAGCTCAAATTAACAGGGTTATACACATCCGGTTCCGGTCAAATTTTTATCAGAGCACGTTGGAATGACGTGATATTCAATTTAGACCGCAGAAGAGCACTTTATAACGGGCCTGCGGATCCTGACAAAACAGATGATCCGGCAGGTTGGACTTCTCAACTAAACGATGACAAGATAGGGTTCGCATTTGAAATAGAACCCGGAACATCGAGCTTGTTCGGGACATTTCAAGAGGTCGGCTGTGCCGCATCTTGCCATAATGTGGCGGGGGAAGGTATGGATATGCGTCCGGAAACCGGAAAGGCCGATATATGGCACTGGAAAACATCGCGTTCTGAACCGGTGGGTCATGCAGCCGACCAGTTTGCAGAGCCGGTCGATGGTCGTCGAGACGATGCCGGGACAGGAATCGAAGTTAGAAACAGGGCTGGTGGCAGCGACCGCGGCGGACCACAATATATATGGGACGGTACGGATGAAGCCATTACCTTTGGACCCAGGACCGGTCAAGTACTCGACCCTGCGTTTACCTTGCTTGACGGACACCTCTTCGATGTTGGAGCCGAAGGTCGAGATGCCGATAATGGGAATACTTTATACCAAACCAATTGTGCAGGATGCCATGGTGCAAACGGTGAGGGCGGAGCAGGCCCTATACTGGATAGCATAAAATTCGGACGTCTGTCCGATTCCGAACTTGATGCAATAATTGCAGTCGGCGCTCATCCCGGAGCAGGGGCTTATAATGCTCTTGGCGATACCGATAAGGCTGATCTAAGGTTGAGAGTATTCGGCTTTTGGGGCGTACCCGGCTATTACTTGCGGATGCCTGACGGAAGCGTGGCAGATGTAACAACAGCAACCGACCTTGATTATTCCGAAGCAGGCATCGATAGTCTCACAAATATCACAGATCCGCAGGGTCCCGACTTTAACGAGATTTTAAATAAGCATAAATTTCAGCAGGACGGTTACTGTGTCGTGCTGATAAGGGATCTGGTGACGGGCCACGATGATGACACGCAGTTCGATACTTCTCAGAGCTATATTTTCGGGGTCGCTTTGATGGATAATGACGGAATTAATCATATCGGCAACACCAGGTTAACGCTGGAGTTCTTGGTTCCCTAG